The Theropithecus gelada isolate Dixy chromosome X, Tgel_1.0, whole genome shotgun sequence genome includes a window with the following:
- the HDAC6 gene encoding histone deacetylase 6 isoform X3, protein MTSTGQDSTTTRQRRSRQNPQSPPQDSSVTSKRNIKKGAVPRSIPNLAEVKKKGKMKKLGQAMEEDLIAGLQGMDLNLEAEALAGTGLVLDEQLNEFHCLWDDSFPEGPERLHAIKEQLIQEGLLDRCVSFQARFAEKEELMLVHSLEYIDLMETTQYMNEGELRVLADTYDSVYLHPNSYSCACLASGSVLRLVDAVLGAEIRNGMAIIRPPGHHAQHSLMDGYCMFNHVAVAARYAQQKHRIRRVLIVDWDVHHGQGTQFTFDQDPSVLYFSIHRYEQGRFWPHLKASNWSTTGFGQGQGYTINVPWNQVGMRDADYIAAFLHVLLPVALEFQPQLVLVAAGFDALQGDPKGEMAATPAGFAQLTHLLMGLAGGKLILSLEGGYNLRALAEGVSASLHTLLGDPCPMLESPGAPCRSAQASVSCALEALEPFWEVLVRSTETVEGDNMEEDNVEENEEEGPWEPPVLPILTWPVLQSRTGLVYDQSMMNHCNLWDSHHPEVPQRILRIMCRLEELGLAGRCLTLTPRPATEAELLTCHSAEYVGHLRATEKMKTRELHRESSNFDSIYICPSTFACAQLATGAACRLVEAVLSGEVLNGAAVVRPPGHHAEQDAACGFCFFNSVAVAARHAQAISGRALRILIVDWDVHHGNGTQHMFEDDPSVLYVSLHRYDHGTFFPMGDEGASSQIGRAAGTGFTVNVAWNGPRMGDADYLAAWHRLVLPIAYEFNPELVLVSAGFDAARGDPLGGCQVSPEGYAHLTHLLMGLASGRIILILEGGYNLTSISESMAACTRSLLGDPPPLLTLPRPPLSGALASITETIQVHRRYWRSLRVMKVEDREGPSSSKLVTKKAPQPAKPRLAERMTTREKKVLEAGMGKITSASFGEESTPGQTKSERAVVALTQDQSSEAATGGATLAQTISEAAVGGAILGQTTSEEAVGGATPDQTTSEKTVGGATLDQTTSEDAVGGATLGQTTSEEAVGGATLAQTTSEAAMEGATLDQTTSEEAPGGTELIQTPLASSTDHQTPPTSPVQGTTPQISPSTLIESLRTLELGSKSQGASESQAPGEENLLGEAAGGQDMADSMLMQGSRGLTDQAIFYAVTPLPWCPHLVAVCPIPAAGLDVTQPCGDCGTIQENWVCLSCYQVYCGRYINGHMLQHHGNSGHPLVLSYIDLSTWCYYCQAYVHHQALLDVKNIAHQNKFGEDMPHPH, encoded by the exons ATGACCTCAACCGGCCAGGATTCTACCACAACCAGGCAGCGAAGAAGTAGGCAGAACCCCCAATCTCCCCCTCAGGACTCCAGTGTCACTTCG AAGCGAAACATTAAAAAGGGAGCCGTTCCCCGCTCCATCCCCAATCTAGCGGAGGtaaagaagaaaggcaaaatgAAGAAGCTCGGCCAAGCAATGGAAGAAGACCTAATCGCGGGACTGCAAGGGATG gATCTGAACCTTGAGGCTGAAGCACTGGCTGGCACTGGCTTGGTGTTGGATGAGCAGTTAAATGAATTCCATTGCCTCTGGGATGACAGCTTCCCAGAAGGCCCTGAGCGGCTCCATGCCATCAAAGAGCAACTGATCCAGGAGGGCCTCCTAGATCGCTGTGTGTCCTTTCAGGCCCGGTTTGCTGAAAAGGAAGAGCTGATGTTGGTTCACAGCCTAGAATATATTGATCTGATGGAAACAACTCAGTACATGAATGAGGGAGAACTCCGCGTCCTAGCAGACACTTACGACTCAGTTTATCTGCATCCG AACTCATACTCCTGTGCCTGCCTGGCCTCAGGCTCTGTCCTCAGGCTGGTGGATGCGGTCCTGGGGGCTGAGATCCGGAATGGCATGGCCATCATTAGGCCTCCTGGACATCACGCCCAGCACAGTCTTATGGATGGCTATTGCATGTTCAACCACGTGGCTGTGGCAGCCCGCTATGCTCAACAGAAACACCGCATCCGGAGGGTCCTTATCGTAGATTGGGATGTGCACCACGGTCAAGGAACACAGTTCACCTTCGACCAGGACCCCAGTGTCCTCTATTTCTCCATCCACCGCTATGAGCAGGGTAGGTTCTGGCCCCACCTGAAGGCCTCTAACTGGTCCACCACAGGTTTCGGCCAAGGCCAAGGATATACCATCAATGTGCCTTGGAACCAGGTGGGGATGCGGGATGCTGACTACATTGCTGCTTTCTTGCACGTCCTGCTGCCAGTCGCCCTCGAG TTCCAGCCTCAGCTGGTCCTGGTGGCTGCTGGATTTGATGCCCTGCAAGGGGACCCCAAGGGTGAGATGGCCGCCACTCCGGCAGGGTTCGCCCAGCTAACCCACCTGCTCATGGGTCTGGCAGGAGGCAAGCTGATACTGTCTCTGGAG GGTGGCTACAACCTCCGCGCCCTGGCTGAAGGTGTCAGTGCTTCGCTCCACACCCTTCTGGGAGACCCTTGCCCCATGCTGGAGTCACCTGGTGCCCCCTGCCGGAG tGCCCAGGCTTCAGTCTCCTGTGCTCTGGAAGCCCTTGAGCCCTTCTGGGAGGTTCTTGTGAGATCAA CTGAGACCGTGGAGGGGGACAACATGGAGGAGGACAATGTagaggagaatgaggaggaaggaCCCTGGGAGCCCCCTGTGCTCCCAATCCTGACGTGGCCAGTGCTACAGTCTCGCACAGGGCTGGTCTATGACCAAAGTATGATGAATCACTGCAACTTGTGGGACAG CCACCACCCTGAGGTACCACAGCGCATCTTGCGGATCATGTGCCGTCTGGAGGAGCTGGGCCTTGCTGGGCGCTGCCTCACCCTGACACCGCGCCCCGCCACAGAGGCTGAGCTGCTCACCTGCCACAG TGCTGAGTATGTGGGTCATCTCCGGgccacagagaaaatgaaaacccGGGAGCTGCACCGTGAGAGTTCCAACTTTGACTCCATCTACATCTGCCCCAGTACCTTCGCCTGTGCACAGCTTGCCACTGGCGCTGCCTGCCGCCTGGTGGAGGCTGTGCTCTCGGGAGAG GTTCTGAATGGTGCTGCTGTGGTGCGTCCCCCAGGACACCACGCGGAGCAGGATGCAGCTTGCGGTTTTTGCTTTTTCAACTCCGTGGCTGTGGCTGCTCGCCATGCCCAGGCTATCAGTGGGCGTGCCCTGCG GATCCTGATTGTGGATTGGGATGTCCACCATGGTAATGGAACTCAGCATATGTTTGAGGATGACCCCAG TGTGCTATATGTGTCCCTGCACCGCTATGATCATGGCACCTTCTTCCCCATGGGGGATGAGGGTGCCAGCAGCCAGATCGGCCGGGCTGCTGGCACAGGCTTCACCGTCAACGTGGCATGGAACGGGCCCCGCATGGGTGACGCTGACTACCTAGCTGCCTGGCATCGCCTGGTGCTTCCCATTGCCTACGAG tttaACCCAGAACTGGTGCTGGTCTCAGCTGGCTTTGATGCTGCACGGGGGGACCCGCTGGGGGGCTGCCAGGTGTCACCTGAGGGTTATGCCCACCTCACCCACCTGCTGATGGGCCTTGCCAGTGGCCGCATTATCCTTATTCTAGAG GGTGGCTATAACCTGACATCCATCTCAGAGTCCATGGCTGCCTGCACTCGCTCCCTCCTTGGAGACCCGCCACCCCTGCTGACCCTGCCACGGCCTCCTCTATCAGGGGCCCTGGCCTCAATCACTGAGACCATCCAAGTCCATCGCAGATACTGGCGCAGCTTACGGGTCATGA AGGTAGAAGACAGAGAGGGACCCTCCAGTTCTAAGTTGGTCACCAAGAAGGCACCCCAACCAGCCAAACCTAGGTTAGCTGAGCGGATGACCACACGAGAAAAGAAGGTTCTGGAAGCAGGCATGGGAAAGATCACCTCGGCATCATTTGGGGAAGAGTCCACTCCAGGCCAGACTAAGTCAGAGAGAGCTGTGGTGGCCCTCACTCAGGACCAGTCCTCAGAGGCAGCCACAGGGGGAGCCACACTGGCCCAGACCATCTCTGAGGCAGCCGTTGGGGGAGCCATACTGGGCCAGACCACCTCAGAGGAGGCTGTCGGGGGAGCCACTCCGGACCAGACCACCTCAGAGAAGACTGTGGGAGGAGCCACTCTGGACCAGACCACCTCAGAGGATGCTGTTGGGGGAGCCACGCTGGGCCAGACTACCTCAGAGGAGGCTGTAGGAGGAGCTACACTGGCCCAGACCACCTCGGAGGCAGCCATGGAGGGAGCCACACTGGACCAGACTACGTCAGAGGAGGCTCCAGGGGGCACCGAGCTGATCCAAACTCCTCTAGCCTCGAGCACAGACCACCAGACCCCCCCAACCTCACCTGTGCAGGGAACTACACCCCAGATATCTCCCAGTACACTGATTGAGAGTCTCAGGACCTTGGAGCTAGGCAGCAAATCTCAG GGGGCctcagaatctcaggccccaggAGAGGAGAACCTACTAGGAGAGGCAGCTGGAGGTCAGGACATGGCTGATTCGATGCTGATGCAGGGATCTAGGGGCCTCACTGATCAG GCCATATTTTATGCTGTGACACCACTGCCCTGGTGTCCCCATTTGGTGGCAGTATGCCCCATACCTGCAGCAGGCCTAGACGTGACCCAACCTTGTGGGGACTGTGGAACAATCCAAGAGAATTGGGTGTGTCTCTCTTGCTATCAG GTCTACTGTGGTCGTTACATCAATGGCCACATGCTCCAACACCATGGAAATTCTGGACACCCGCTGGTCCTCAGCTACATCGACCTGTCAACCTGGTGTTACTACTGTCAGGCCTATGTCCACCACCAG GCTCTCCTAGATGTGAAGAACATCGCCCACCAGAACAAGTTTGGGGAGGATATGCCCCACCCACACTAA
- the HDAC6 gene encoding histone deacetylase 6 isoform X1, which produces MASRTTATVAEARQSLRLSPVGNCRRLRFTQAQHSWRSTPTHRPDACELARGVAQHSWRSTLARSRAACELARGRQKLGGASQGRSLRKGLRPVSGANRGRGQASSTMTSTGQDSTTTRQRRSRQNPQSPPQDSSVTSKRNIKKGAVPRSIPNLAEVKKKGKMKKLGQAMEEDLIAGLQGMDLNLEAEALAGTGLVLDEQLNEFHCLWDDSFPEGPERLHAIKEQLIQEGLLDRCVSFQARFAEKEELMLVHSLEYIDLMETTQYMNEGELRVLADTYDSVYLHPNSYSCACLASGSVLRLVDAVLGAEIRNGMAIIRPPGHHAQHSLMDGYCMFNHVAVAARYAQQKHRIRRVLIVDWDVHHGQGTQFTFDQDPSVLYFSIHRYEQGRFWPHLKASNWSTTGFGQGQGYTINVPWNQVGMRDADYIAAFLHVLLPVALEFQPQLVLVAAGFDALQGDPKGEMAATPAGFAQLTHLLMGLAGGKLILSLEGGYNLRALAEGVSASLHTLLGDPCPMLESPGAPCRSAQASVSCALEALEPFWEVLVRSTETVEGDNMEEDNVEENEEEGPWEPPVLPILTWPVLQSRTGLVYDQSMMNHCNLWDSHHPEVPQRILRIMCRLEELGLAGRCLTLTPRPATEAELLTCHSAEYVGHLRATEKMKTRELHRESSNFDSIYICPSTFACAQLATGAACRLVEAVLSGEVLNGAAVVRPPGHHAEQDAACGFCFFNSVAVAARHAQAISGRALRILIVDWDVHHGNGTQHMFEDDPSVLYVSLHRYDHGTFFPMGDEGASSQIGRAAGTGFTVNVAWNGPRMGDADYLAAWHRLVLPIAYEFNPELVLVSAGFDAARGDPLGGCQVSPEGYAHLTHLLMGLASGRIILILEGGYNLTSISESMAACTRSLLGDPPPLLTLPRPPLSGALASITETIQVHRRYWRSLRVMKVEDREGPSSSKLVTKKAPQPAKPRLAERMTTREKKVLEAGMGKITSASFGEESTPGQTKSERAVVALTQDQSSEAATGGATLAQTISEAAVGGAILGQTTSEEAVGGATPDQTTSEKTVGGATLDQTTSEDAVGGATLGQTTSEEAVGGATLAQTTSEAAMEGATLDQTTSEEAPGGTELIQTPLASSTDHQTPPTSPVQGTTPQISPSTLIESLRTLELGSKSQGASESQAPGEENLLGEAAGGQDMADSMLMQGSRGLTDQAIFYAVTPLPWCPHLVAVCPIPAAGLDVTQPCGDCGTIQENWVCLSCYQVYCGRYINGHMLQHHGNSGHPLVLSYIDLSTWCYYCQAYVHHQALLDVKNIAHQNKFGEDMPHPH; this is translated from the exons ATGGCATCCAGGACGACAGCGACGGTAGCCGAGGCACGGCAAAGCTTGCGCCTCAGCCCCGTTGGGAACTGCCGGCGCCTGCGTTTTACGCAAGCGCAGCACAGCTGGCGTAGCACGCCGACGCACCGCCCCGACGCCTGTGAGCTCGCGAGAGGTGTGGCTCAGCACAGCTGGCGTAGCACGCTGGCGCGCTCCCGCGCCGCCTGTGAGCTCGCGAGAG GTCGCCAGAAACTTGGCGGAGCGAGCCAAGGGCGGAGTTTGAGAAAGGGGCTGCGTCCAGTGAGTGGAGCG AACCGCGGCAGGGGTCAAGCCTCCTCAACTATGACCTCAACCGGCCAGGATTCTACCACAACCAGGCAGCGAAGAAGTAGGCAGAACCCCCAATCTCCCCCTCAGGACTCCAGTGTCACTTCG AAGCGAAACATTAAAAAGGGAGCCGTTCCCCGCTCCATCCCCAATCTAGCGGAGGtaaagaagaaaggcaaaatgAAGAAGCTCGGCCAAGCAATGGAAGAAGACCTAATCGCGGGACTGCAAGGGATG gATCTGAACCTTGAGGCTGAAGCACTGGCTGGCACTGGCTTGGTGTTGGATGAGCAGTTAAATGAATTCCATTGCCTCTGGGATGACAGCTTCCCAGAAGGCCCTGAGCGGCTCCATGCCATCAAAGAGCAACTGATCCAGGAGGGCCTCCTAGATCGCTGTGTGTCCTTTCAGGCCCGGTTTGCTGAAAAGGAAGAGCTGATGTTGGTTCACAGCCTAGAATATATTGATCTGATGGAAACAACTCAGTACATGAATGAGGGAGAACTCCGCGTCCTAGCAGACACTTACGACTCAGTTTATCTGCATCCG AACTCATACTCCTGTGCCTGCCTGGCCTCAGGCTCTGTCCTCAGGCTGGTGGATGCGGTCCTGGGGGCTGAGATCCGGAATGGCATGGCCATCATTAGGCCTCCTGGACATCACGCCCAGCACAGTCTTATGGATGGCTATTGCATGTTCAACCACGTGGCTGTGGCAGCCCGCTATGCTCAACAGAAACACCGCATCCGGAGGGTCCTTATCGTAGATTGGGATGTGCACCACGGTCAAGGAACACAGTTCACCTTCGACCAGGACCCCAGTGTCCTCTATTTCTCCATCCACCGCTATGAGCAGGGTAGGTTCTGGCCCCACCTGAAGGCCTCTAACTGGTCCACCACAGGTTTCGGCCAAGGCCAAGGATATACCATCAATGTGCCTTGGAACCAGGTGGGGATGCGGGATGCTGACTACATTGCTGCTTTCTTGCACGTCCTGCTGCCAGTCGCCCTCGAG TTCCAGCCTCAGCTGGTCCTGGTGGCTGCTGGATTTGATGCCCTGCAAGGGGACCCCAAGGGTGAGATGGCCGCCACTCCGGCAGGGTTCGCCCAGCTAACCCACCTGCTCATGGGTCTGGCAGGAGGCAAGCTGATACTGTCTCTGGAG GGTGGCTACAACCTCCGCGCCCTGGCTGAAGGTGTCAGTGCTTCGCTCCACACCCTTCTGGGAGACCCTTGCCCCATGCTGGAGTCACCTGGTGCCCCCTGCCGGAG tGCCCAGGCTTCAGTCTCCTGTGCTCTGGAAGCCCTTGAGCCCTTCTGGGAGGTTCTTGTGAGATCAA CTGAGACCGTGGAGGGGGACAACATGGAGGAGGACAATGTagaggagaatgaggaggaaggaCCCTGGGAGCCCCCTGTGCTCCCAATCCTGACGTGGCCAGTGCTACAGTCTCGCACAGGGCTGGTCTATGACCAAAGTATGATGAATCACTGCAACTTGTGGGACAG CCACCACCCTGAGGTACCACAGCGCATCTTGCGGATCATGTGCCGTCTGGAGGAGCTGGGCCTTGCTGGGCGCTGCCTCACCCTGACACCGCGCCCCGCCACAGAGGCTGAGCTGCTCACCTGCCACAG TGCTGAGTATGTGGGTCATCTCCGGgccacagagaaaatgaaaacccGGGAGCTGCACCGTGAGAGTTCCAACTTTGACTCCATCTACATCTGCCCCAGTACCTTCGCCTGTGCACAGCTTGCCACTGGCGCTGCCTGCCGCCTGGTGGAGGCTGTGCTCTCGGGAGAG GTTCTGAATGGTGCTGCTGTGGTGCGTCCCCCAGGACACCACGCGGAGCAGGATGCAGCTTGCGGTTTTTGCTTTTTCAACTCCGTGGCTGTGGCTGCTCGCCATGCCCAGGCTATCAGTGGGCGTGCCCTGCG GATCCTGATTGTGGATTGGGATGTCCACCATGGTAATGGAACTCAGCATATGTTTGAGGATGACCCCAG TGTGCTATATGTGTCCCTGCACCGCTATGATCATGGCACCTTCTTCCCCATGGGGGATGAGGGTGCCAGCAGCCAGATCGGCCGGGCTGCTGGCACAGGCTTCACCGTCAACGTGGCATGGAACGGGCCCCGCATGGGTGACGCTGACTACCTAGCTGCCTGGCATCGCCTGGTGCTTCCCATTGCCTACGAG tttaACCCAGAACTGGTGCTGGTCTCAGCTGGCTTTGATGCTGCACGGGGGGACCCGCTGGGGGGCTGCCAGGTGTCACCTGAGGGTTATGCCCACCTCACCCACCTGCTGATGGGCCTTGCCAGTGGCCGCATTATCCTTATTCTAGAG GGTGGCTATAACCTGACATCCATCTCAGAGTCCATGGCTGCCTGCACTCGCTCCCTCCTTGGAGACCCGCCACCCCTGCTGACCCTGCCACGGCCTCCTCTATCAGGGGCCCTGGCCTCAATCACTGAGACCATCCAAGTCCATCGCAGATACTGGCGCAGCTTACGGGTCATGA AGGTAGAAGACAGAGAGGGACCCTCCAGTTCTAAGTTGGTCACCAAGAAGGCACCCCAACCAGCCAAACCTAGGTTAGCTGAGCGGATGACCACACGAGAAAAGAAGGTTCTGGAAGCAGGCATGGGAAAGATCACCTCGGCATCATTTGGGGAAGAGTCCACTCCAGGCCAGACTAAGTCAGAGAGAGCTGTGGTGGCCCTCACTCAGGACCAGTCCTCAGAGGCAGCCACAGGGGGAGCCACACTGGCCCAGACCATCTCTGAGGCAGCCGTTGGGGGAGCCATACTGGGCCAGACCACCTCAGAGGAGGCTGTCGGGGGAGCCACTCCGGACCAGACCACCTCAGAGAAGACTGTGGGAGGAGCCACTCTGGACCAGACCACCTCAGAGGATGCTGTTGGGGGAGCCACGCTGGGCCAGACTACCTCAGAGGAGGCTGTAGGAGGAGCTACACTGGCCCAGACCACCTCGGAGGCAGCCATGGAGGGAGCCACACTGGACCAGACTACGTCAGAGGAGGCTCCAGGGGGCACCGAGCTGATCCAAACTCCTCTAGCCTCGAGCACAGACCACCAGACCCCCCCAACCTCACCTGTGCAGGGAACTACACCCCAGATATCTCCCAGTACACTGATTGAGAGTCTCAGGACCTTGGAGCTAGGCAGCAAATCTCAG GGGGCctcagaatctcaggccccaggAGAGGAGAACCTACTAGGAGAGGCAGCTGGAGGTCAGGACATGGCTGATTCGATGCTGATGCAGGGATCTAGGGGCCTCACTGATCAG GCCATATTTTATGCTGTGACACCACTGCCCTGGTGTCCCCATTTGGTGGCAGTATGCCCCATACCTGCAGCAGGCCTAGACGTGACCCAACCTTGTGGGGACTGTGGAACAATCCAAGAGAATTGGGTGTGTCTCTCTTGCTATCAG GTCTACTGTGGTCGTTACATCAATGGCCACATGCTCCAACACCATGGAAATTCTGGACACCCGCTGGTCCTCAGCTACATCGACCTGTCAACCTGGTGTTACTACTGTCAGGCCTATGTCCACCACCAG GCTCTCCTAGATGTGAAGAACATCGCCCACCAGAACAAGTTTGGGGAGGATATGCCCCACCCACACTAA